The following proteins are encoded in a genomic region of Anabas testudineus chromosome 13, fAnaTes1.2, whole genome shotgun sequence:
- the sst1.2 gene encoding somatostatin-2 → MSHHVTCGRRGFRLQKSSPTGPGPDTSPEPGPRPAEATRPADSMQCARCPTILVLVAFVLCGPGVSSQPDRDQDQYQNQDLDLELRHHRLLQRARSAGLLSQEWSKRAVEDLLAQMSLPEADAQREAEIVSMATGGRVNLERSVDPPNNLPARERKAGCKNFYWKGFTSC, encoded by the exons ATGTCACATCATGTGACCTGCGGGAGGAGGGGATTCAGGCTTCAAAAGAGCAGCCCCACAGGACCAGGACCAGACACAAGTCCAGAACCAGGACCAAGACCAGCTGAAGCTACCAGACCAGCAGACA GTATGCAGTGTGCACGTTGTCCCACCATCTTGGTCCTCGTGGCCTTTGTTCTGTGCGGTCCGGGTGTTTCCTCTCAGCCCGACAGAGACCAGGACCAATATCAGAACcaggacctggacctggagCTGCGTCATCACCGGCTGCTGCAAAGAGCTCGGAGCGCAGGTCTCCTGTCACAG GAGTGGAGTAAACGTGCGGTGGAGGACCTGCTGGCTCAGATGTCTCTGCCAGAGGCCGACGCCCAGAGGGAAGCTGAAattgtttccatggcaacagggGGGCGGGTGAACCTGGAGCGGTCTGTGGACCCCCCTAACAACCTGCCCGCCCGCGAACGCAAAGCCGGCTGCAAGAATTTCTACTGGAAAGGCTTCACTTCCTGCTAA